From one Candidatus Delongbacteria bacterium genomic stretch:
- the icd gene encoding NADP-dependent isocitrate dehydrogenase, giving the protein MSLIKFDKPLSGSKIIIEKDGSFVVPNDPIIPYIEGDGIGIDITPVMIEVIDSAVEKAYGGSKKIHWYEVYAGEKCYEKFKADDSLTIEDQWLHPETLKAFEQYKVGIKGPLTTPIGKGFRSLNVAIRQKLDLYVCKRPVKWFGSPSPLKKPELVDMIIFRENSEDIYAGIEFETGTADNTKLINFLENELNVKKIRFPKTSGIGIKPISEEGSKRLIRRAVNYAIDNELPSVTIVHKGNIMKYTEGSFMKWGYDLVQKEFGGELLDGGPWMKIKSPKNSKDIIIKDMIADAMLQQILLRPAQYSVIATMNLNGDYISDALAAMVGGIGIAPGSNERDDVAVFEATHGTAPKYAGQDKVNPGSLILSAEMMLRHMGWFEAADLVLSAISKAIESKNVTYDFARLIPDSVEVSCSGFGKKIISMM; this is encoded by the coding sequence ATGAGTTTGATAAAATTTGATAAACCTTTAAGTGGAAGTAAAATTATTATTGAAAAAGATGGTTCTTTTGTTGTGCCTAATGATCCTATTATTCCTTATATAGAGGGAGATGGTATCGGAATTGATATCACACCTGTGATGATTGAGGTTATTGACAGTGCAGTTGAAAAAGCTTATGGCGGAAGTAAGAAGATTCATTGGTATGAAGTTTATGCTGGTGAAAAATGTTACGAAAAATTCAAAGCCGATGATTCTTTAACAATTGAAGATCAGTGGTTACATCCGGAGACACTTAAAGCCTTTGAGCAATATAAAGTAGGTATTAAGGGTCCGTTAACAACTCCAATTGGTAAAGGTTTTAGATCATTGAATGTGGCTATTAGGCAAAAGCTTGATCTTTATGTCTGTAAAAGGCCTGTAAAATGGTTTGGATCTCCTTCTCCATTGAAAAAACCTGAACTTGTTGATATGATTATTTTCAGAGAAAATAGTGAAGATATTTATGCTGGAATTGAGTTCGAGACAGGTACTGCTGATAATACTAAATTAATTAATTTCCTAGAGAATGAGCTTAATGTTAAAAAAATTAGATTTCCGAAAACAAGTGGAATTGGTATTAAACCTATAAGTGAAGAGGGATCAAAAAGACTGATTAGAAGAGCTGTAAATTATGCTATAGATAATGAATTGCCTAGTGTTACCATCGTTCATAAGGGAAACATTATGAAATATACAGAAGGTTCTTTTATGAAGTGGGGTTATGATCTTGTGCAAAAGGAGTTTGGTGGTGAACTTCTTGATGGTGGACCTTGGATGAAAATTAAAAGTCCAAAGAATAGCAAAGATATTATAATAAAAGATATGATTGCAGATGCGATGCTTCAACAGATTTTGTTAAGACCAGCACAATACAGTGTAATTGCAACTATGAATCTGAATGGTGACTATATTTCTGATGCTTTGGCTGCTATGGTTGGCGGAATTGGTATTGCTCCTGGATCTAATGAACGTGATGATGTTGCTGTTTTTGAGGCTACGCACGGTACAGCACCAAAGTATGCAGGTCAAGACAAAGTAAATCCGGGTTCTTTAATACTTTCTGCTGAAATGATGCTTAGACATATGGGCTGGTTTGAAGCTGCTGATTTAGTTTTATCTGCTATTTCTAAAGCTATAGAATCCAAAAATGTTACATATGATTTTGCCAGACTTATTCCTGACTCTGTTGAAGTTAGTTGTTCAGGTTTTGGTAAGAAAATTATAAGTATGATGTAA